One Salvelinus sp. IW2-2015 linkage group LG4q.2, ASM291031v2, whole genome shotgun sequence DNA window includes the following coding sequences:
- the LOC111963522 gene encoding MFS-type transporter SLC18B1-like gives MNDNNMDSDQVQQTDGSTSEEAISSPNQRMTRYQILTLISMASVNFSSMICYSILGPFFPNEAMKKGASQTVIGLIFGCYALCNLMGSLVLGKYIVQIGAKVMLVSGLFVSSGCTVLFGLLDRVPEGATFITLCFIIRSVDALGFSAAMTSSFAISAKVFPNNIATVLGSLEIFTGLGLILGPPIGGWLYQSFGYEVPFMALGCFLFLMVPFNIYILPSFAADPTKDSFFRLFTRLKIVLICFAIFTLSSGLGFLDATLSIYAIDKFDLSPGYVGLLLLGLSLPYCLASPLLGIVSDRFPSTRPWLMVLGGLFTATGFWFLGPVPILQIQSQLWLLVFMLGVIGFSLSMIAIPTFPEILNCAYENGFEEGLSTLGLVSGLFGAVWSIGMFCGPTLGGFTTQQLSFEWAASVQGGLAFLAAFFLGIYFLCQGTQQRRAPQIKRKIPSDECTRLLS, from the exons ATGAATGACAACAATATGGATTCTGATCAAGTTCAACAAACAG ATGGCAGCACATCAGAAGAAGCAATAAGTAGTCCTAATCAAAGGATGACAAGATATCAGATCCTCACATTGATATCAATGGCATCTGTCAACTTCAGCTCAATGATCTGCTACTCTATACTGGGGCCATTCTTCCCCAACGAG GCCATGAAAAAAGGAGCCAGTCAGACTGTCATCGGACTTATATTTGGCTGCTATGCTCTGTGCAATCTGATGGGCTCGTTAGTACTGGGTAAATAT ATTGTCCAGATCGGGGCAAAGGTCATGCTAGTTTCAGGCTTATTCGTATCATCGGGGTGCACTGTTCTCTTTGG CTTACTCGACCGAGTTCCTGAGGGAGCTACTTTTATTACTTTGTGCTTTATCATAAGGTCTGTTGATGCTCTGGGCTTCAGTGCTGCAATGACTTCTTCTTTTGCAATTTCAGCAAAAGTTTTCCCCAACAACATAGCAACTGTTCTG GGTAGTTTGGAGATCTTTACAGGGCTGGGTCTGATACTGGGACCACCAATAGGTGGATGGCTGTATCAATCATTTGGATACGAAGTCCCTTTCATGGCTCTGGGATGCTTTCTATTTCTTATGGTCCCCTTCAACATCTACATCTTACCAAGCTTTG CTGCTGATCCTACCAAGGACTCCTTCTTCAGGCTGTTCACACGTCTGAAGATAGTCCTCATTTGCTTTGCCATATTCACCCTGAGCTCTGGACTTGGCTTTCTGGATGCAACCTTGTCCATATATGCCATTGATAAG TTTGACCTCTCTCCAGGTTATGTGGGTCTTCTCTTGCTTGGCCTGTCGTTGCCTTACTGTCTGGCCTCACCTCTGCTTGGTATCGTCAGTGACAGGTTTCCT TCCACGAGGCCATGGTTGATGGTGCTAGGAGGCTTGTTTACAGCAACTGGTTTCTGGTTCTTAGGTCCTGTCCCCATTCTGCAGATACAGAG TCAGCTGTGGCTGTTGGTCTTCATGCTGGGCGTCATAGGATTCTCTCTAAGCATGATTGCCATCCCCACCTTTCCTGAAATACTCAACTGTGCATA TGAAAATGGATTTGAGGAGGGGCTGAGCACTCTTGGACTGGTGTCTGGATTGTTTGGAGCAGTGTGGTCCATTGG AATGTTTTGTGGTCCAACGCTTGGTGGCTTCACCACACAGCAGCTGAGCTTTGAGTGGGCTGCTTCTGTTCAAGGAGGCCTGGCATTTTTAGCC gctTTCTTTCTTGGTATATATTTTCTCTGTCAAGGAACACAACAAAGAAG GGCTCCTCAGATCAAGAGGAAAATACCTTCAGATGAATGTACCCGTCTCCTGTCCTGA